From the genome of Haloarcula limicola, one region includes:
- a CDS encoding aldo/keto reductase — protein sequence MVENQSDTFDIGGDLTVNRLGYGAMRITGEDIIGAPDDEDEARSVLQRAVELGVNFVDTADSYGPGVSERLIGEALDTESEDLVVATKGGLLRNTDGDWLPHGDPDYLRNAQLVSRDRLRMDPIDLYQYHRPDPDTDFEESINALAEMKDEGLIRHVGVSNVSVEQLDTARDIVDIATVQNEFNVANREDDDVLEACEEYGIGFIPWFPLAAGDLDDVEGIDEIADDHDASPHQIALAWLLQYSDVTLPIPGTSSVDHLEQNVAASEIELGDDELDRLS from the coding sequence ATGGTCGAAAACCAGAGCGACACGTTCGATATCGGCGGCGACCTGACCGTCAACCGACTCGGCTACGGCGCGATGCGCATCACCGGCGAGGACATCATCGGCGCACCCGACGACGAGGACGAGGCCCGTAGCGTCCTCCAGCGGGCCGTCGAACTCGGCGTGAACTTCGTCGACACGGCGGACTCCTACGGTCCCGGCGTCTCCGAGCGCCTCATCGGCGAGGCGCTGGACACGGAGAGCGAGGACCTCGTCGTCGCCACGAAGGGCGGCCTCCTGCGCAACACCGACGGCGACTGGCTCCCCCACGGCGACCCCGACTACCTCCGCAACGCCCAACTGGTCTCGCGGGACCGCCTGCGGATGGACCCCATCGACCTCTATCAGTACCACCGCCCGGACCCGGACACGGACTTCGAGGAGTCGATCAACGCGCTCGCCGAGATGAAAGACGAGGGGCTGATCCGCCACGTCGGCGTCTCGAACGTCTCCGTCGAGCAGTTAGACACCGCCCGCGACATCGTCGATATCGCGACGGTTCAAAACGAGTTCAACGTCGCCAACCGCGAGGACGACGACGTGCTGGAAGCCTGCGAGGAGTACGGAATCGGCTTCATCCCGTGGTTCCCGCTCGCGGCGGGCGACTTAGACGACGTCGAGGGCATCGACGAGATCGCCGACGACCACGACGCCTCGCCCCACCAGATCGCGCTCGCGTGGCTCCTCCAGTACTCCGACGTGACCCTGCCAATCCCTGGCACATCGAGCGTCGACCACCTCGAACAGAACGTCGCCGCCAGCGAGATCGAACTGGGCGACGACGAACTCGACCGGCTCTCCTGA
- the pheA gene encoding prephenate dehydratase, protein MTTITLGPAGTYSHRAAQAVDDGDIEFAESMTAIVEAVAEGEADRGVVPVENSIEGSVTESLDAFAEYDVAVIKEIITPIRHALLAQGDSFDLVTSHAQALAQCRGWLDEHYPGVDVEAVASTARGVERAREDPNVAAIGHPENATNGTELKVLAEDIQDQSSNATRFLAVAPVSERSEAGGKSSFIVYPNADYPGLLLELLEPFADRDINLTRVESRPSGERLGDYVFHVDIAAGLYEERTRDAIADVEALAENGWVRHLGSYDSETVLN, encoded by the coding sequence ATGACGACCATCACGCTGGGGCCCGCGGGCACCTACTCCCACCGGGCCGCGCAGGCGGTCGACGACGGCGACATCGAGTTCGCCGAGTCGATGACCGCCATCGTCGAGGCCGTCGCCGAGGGGGAGGCCGACCGCGGCGTCGTCCCGGTCGAGAACAGCATCGAGGGGTCCGTGACGGAGTCGCTGGACGCCTTCGCCGAGTACGACGTCGCCGTGATCAAGGAGATCATCACGCCCATCCGCCACGCGCTGCTGGCGCAGGGAGATAGCTTCGATCTCGTCACCAGCCACGCGCAGGCGCTGGCCCAGTGTCGGGGCTGGCTGGACGAGCACTACCCCGGCGTCGACGTGGAGGCGGTCGCCTCGACGGCTCGCGGCGTCGAGCGCGCCCGCGAGGACCCCAACGTCGCGGCCATCGGTCACCCCGAGAACGCCACCAACGGCACGGAACTGAAAGTGCTAGCCGAGGACATCCAGGACCAGTCCTCGAACGCGACCCGCTTCCTGGCCGTCGCGCCCGTCAGCGAGCGCTCGGAAGCCGGCGGGAAGTCCTCCTTCATCGTCTACCCGAACGCCGACTACCCCGGTCTGCTGTTGGAACTGCTCGAACCGTTCGCCGACCGCGACATCAACCTCACCCGCGTCGAGTCCCGACCGAGCGGCGAGCGGCTGGGCGACTACGTCTTCCACGTCGACATCGCCGCCGGGCTCTACGAGGAGCGCACGCGGGACGCCATCGCCGACGTCGAGGCGCTCGCGGAGAACGGTTGGGTGCGCCACCTGGGCTCCTACGACTCCGAGACGGTGCTGAACTGA
- the lpdA gene encoding dihydrolipoyl dehydrogenase: MVVGDVTTGTELLVIGGGPGGYVAAIRGAQLGLDTTLVERDAYGGTCLNHGCIPSKALISATDVAHDAGQAEDMGVYADPAVDMSTMSEWKDGVVTRLTRGVESLCESAGVELIEGTAQFVDDETVRVAHGGEGQGSESVAFEHAVVATGSRPVEVPGFEFDGERILSSTDALALETVPDDLLVVGAGYIGMELSTVFAKLGADVTVVEMLDDVLPGYEDDVAEIVRERAESLGIEFAFGEAARDWTELDDGIRVSTTDENDDVTEYNAEQCLVAVGREPVTDTVGLDAVGLEPDDDGFLSTDSQARTDVEHVFAVGDVAGEPMLAHKASAEGEVAAEVAAGEPAALDQQAIPAAVFTDPEIGTVGMTESEAEEAGFDPVVGEMPMRASGRALTLDEREGFVRLVADADSEFLLGAQIVGPEASELIAEVGLGIEMGARLEDLASTVHTHPTLSEAVHEAAMAARGEAIHTR, encoded by the coding sequence ATGGTCGTAGGAGACGTCACCACGGGCACGGAACTGTTGGTCATCGGCGGCGGGCCGGGCGGCTACGTCGCCGCCATCCGCGGCGCGCAACTCGGACTCGACACCACGCTGGTCGAGCGGGACGCCTACGGCGGCACCTGTCTCAACCACGGCTGCATTCCCTCGAAGGCCCTCATCTCGGCCACAGATGTAGCACACGACGCGGGACAGGCCGAGGACATGGGCGTCTACGCCGATCCCGCCGTGGACATGAGCACGATGAGCGAGTGGAAAGACGGCGTCGTCACCCGGCTGACCCGCGGCGTCGAGTCCCTCTGTGAGAGCGCGGGCGTCGAACTCATCGAGGGCACGGCGCAGTTCGTCGACGACGAGACGGTCCGGGTCGCCCACGGCGGCGAAGGCCAGGGCTCGGAATCGGTCGCCTTCGAACACGCCGTCGTCGCCACCGGCAGCCGGCCCGTCGAGGTGCCGGGCTTCGAGTTCGACGGCGAGCGCATCCTCTCCTCGACGGACGCGCTCGCGCTCGAGACGGTCCCCGACGACCTGCTGGTGGTCGGGGCGGGCTACATCGGGATGGAGCTCTCGACGGTGTTCGCCAAGCTCGGCGCGGACGTGACCGTCGTGGAGATGTTAGACGACGTGCTGCCGGGCTACGAGGACGACGTGGCGGAGATCGTCCGCGAGCGCGCCGAGTCGCTGGGCATCGAGTTCGCCTTCGGCGAGGCCGCCCGCGACTGGACCGAACTCGACGACGGCATCCGCGTCAGCACCACTGACGAGAACGACGACGTGACTGAGTACAACGCCGAGCAGTGCCTCGTCGCGGTCGGCCGCGAGCCCGTCACCGACACCGTCGGACTGGACGCCGTCGGCCTCGAACCCGACGACGACGGATTCCTTTCCACGGATTCGCAGGCCCGCACGGACGTCGAGCACGTCTTCGCCGTCGGCGACGTGGCCGGCGAGCCGATGCTCGCTCACAAGGCCTCCGCCGAGGGCGAGGTCGCGGCGGAGGTCGCGGCGGGCGAACCGGCCGCGCTGGACCAGCAGGCGATTCCCGCGGCGGTCTTCACCGACCCCGAGATCGGCACCGTCGGGATGACCGAATCAGAGGCCGAGGAGGCCGGCTTCGACCCCGTCGTCGGCGAGATGCCGATGCGCGCGAGCGGGCGAGCGCTGACCCTCGACGAGAGGGAGGGGTTCGTCCGCCTCGTCGCCGACGCCGACAGCGAGTTCCTGCTGGGCGCGCAGATCGTCGGCCCCGAGGCCTCGGAACTGATCGCCGAGGTCGGCCTGGGCATCGAGATGGGCGCGCGCCTCGAGGACCTGGCGAGCACCGTCCACACGCACCCGACGCTCTCCGAGGCGGTCCACGAGGCCGCGATGGCCGCCCGCGGCGAAGCGATTCACACGCGGTAG
- a CDS encoding S1C family serine protease — translation MDTIDYRHLYDATVPSVVSVYREAGQRGAGSGFVYDDAHVLTNEHVVRECEAVDVRFHDGTWQTGTVVGSDVYTDLAVVRIEDRPPDADPLPIATGADAPRPGQAVAALGNPLGLEGSITAGVVSGVDRSMPISGGFAIPDVVQTDAPINPGNSGGPLVAADADGDSGSESYPVVGVNRARSGDNIGFAVSARVVSTVVPALVSDGRYRHSYLRISTLDVTPRVASANGLDEPRGVVVVDIRDQSPGESLRACSGSKRVDGTEVPVGGDVVVGLDGVPVRSHEELTRRLLTDTEPGEPVALDVIRDGAELTVEFVAAERPAASDDRRRAADRSSAVPIE, via the coding sequence ATGGACACTATCGACTACCGACACCTGTACGACGCGACCGTCCCCTCGGTCGTCTCCGTCTACCGCGAGGCCGGCCAGCGCGGTGCCGGCTCCGGATTCGTCTACGACGACGCACACGTCCTGACCAACGAGCACGTCGTCCGCGAGTGCGAAGCGGTCGACGTCCGCTTCCACGACGGGACGTGGCAGACCGGCACCGTCGTCGGCAGCGACGTGTACACCGACCTCGCGGTCGTCCGAATCGAAGACCGGCCGCCGGACGCCGACCCCCTGCCGATCGCGACTGGAGCCGACGCGCCGCGACCCGGCCAAGCCGTCGCGGCGCTCGGGAACCCACTGGGACTGGAGGGCTCTATCACCGCGGGCGTGGTCAGCGGCGTCGACCGCTCGATGCCGATCTCCGGCGGGTTCGCCATCCCCGACGTCGTCCAAACGGACGCGCCGATAAACCCCGGTAACAGCGGCGGGCCGCTGGTCGCCGCGGACGCGGACGGCGACTCCGGAAGCGAGAGCTACCCGGTCGTCGGCGTCAACCGCGCGCGTTCGGGGGACAACATCGGCTTCGCCGTCTCGGCGCGAGTCGTCTCGACGGTGGTCCCCGCCCTCGTCAGCGACGGCCGCTACCGTCACTCCTACCTCCGCATCAGCACGCTCGACGTGACGCCGCGGGTCGCCAGCGCGAACGGACTGGACGAGCCGCGCGGCGTCGTCGTGGTCGACATCCGCGATCAGTCCCCCGGCGAGTCGCTGCGCGCGTGTTCGGGGTCGAAACGCGTCGACGGGACCGAGGTTCCGGTCGGCGGCGACGTCGTGGTCGGCCTCGACGGGGTGCCGGTTCGGTCGCACGAGGAGCTCACGCGGCGGCTGCTGACCGATACGGAACCCGGCGAACCGGTCGCGCTGGACGTGATCCGGGACGGGGCGGAACTGACCGTCGAGTTCGTCGCCGCCGAGCGGCCGGCGGCGAGCGACGACCGACGGCGCGCGGCCGACCGGTCGTCGGCGGTTCCGATAGAGTGA
- a CDS encoding carboxymuconolactone decarboxylase family protein, whose protein sequence is MADEISDSEELPTTPTRFAEEQPAVWEAYGDLGEACSEAGPLDDETKRLVKLALAVGAQSEGAVHSHVRRGLDEGHSAAALEHVATLAIPTIGFPKAMAARSWISDLTE, encoded by the coding sequence ATGGCAGACGAGATCAGCGATTCGGAGGAGTTGCCGACGACGCCGACGCGGTTCGCCGAGGAACAGCCGGCCGTCTGGGAGGCGTACGGCGACCTCGGGGAGGCGTGCTCGGAGGCCGGACCGTTAGACGACGAGACGAAACGGCTCGTGAAACTCGCGCTGGCGGTCGGCGCGCAGTCGGAGGGCGCGGTCCACTCGCACGTTCGGCGCGGGCTGGACGAGGGCCACTCCGCGGCGGCGCTCGAACACGTCGCCACGCTGGCGATACCGACCATCGGGTTCCCGAAGGCGATGGCGGCCAGGAGCTGGATCTCGGACCTGACGGAGTGA